The Bos taurus isolate L1 Dominette 01449 registration number 42190680 breed Hereford chromosome 13, ARS-UCD2.0, whole genome shotgun sequence genome contains a region encoding:
- the SPINLW1 gene encoding eppin precursor, with the protein MESSVLLSLLVLSLLLVNVQGPALTDWFFPQRCPRIQGNCEFKERDECSKNKKCPKHEKCCFFSCGRKCLNLQQDICSMPKEAGPCMALFHRWWYDKTNNSCSSFIYGGCRGNNNNFQSQAVCQSACSAKGSNS; encoded by the exons atggagtctTCTGTTCTTCTGAGCCTCTTGGTGCTATCCCTCCTTCTGGTGAATGTCCAGGGACCTGCTCTGACTGATTGGTTCTTTCCCC AGAGATGCCCCAGAATCCAGGGTAATTGTGAATTCAAAGAAAGGGATGAATGTTCGAAGAACAAAAAGTGCCCGAAGCATGAGAAGTGTTGCTTCTTCAGCTGCGGAAGAAAATGCTTAAACCTCCAACAAG ACATATGCAGCATGCCCAAAGAAGCTGGCCCCTGCATGGCTCTTTTCCATCGTTGGTGGTATGATAAGACAAATAATTCTTGCTCCAGCTTCATCTATGGTGGTTGTAGAGGAAACAATAACAATTTCCAATCCCAAGCCGTGTGCCAGAGCGCCTGCTCTGCAAAGG GCTCTAATTCGTGA